A single window of Cydia splendana chromosome 13, ilCydSple1.2, whole genome shotgun sequence DNA harbors:
- the LOC134796492 gene encoding protein hairy-like, whose protein sequence is MVADVGQTAVVLQLEKRDDNRKSNKPIMEKRRRARINNCLNELKALILDVMKKDPASHSKLEKADILEMTVKHLGGLRSGAPDRFRAGYRRCLSEVARFPGLDIELRERLVKHLEGLAPGVRPVTPTSTLDVEDAVSPSTVLISGGPGSVHLVPTRLPNGDIALLLPANVNANTLGSWPAVGAPTLVPFSRDPCYSPASSLGSPRPADLAPLALAARKTVEDKPWRPW, encoded by the exons AGCAATAAGCCGATAATGGAGAAGAGAAGAAGAGCGCGGATTAATAATTGTCTCAACGAACTGAAGGCGCTTATACTGGATGTTATGAAAAAAGAC CCAGCAAGTCACTCGAAACTAGAAAAGGCCGACATCCTCGAGATGACCGTCAAACATTTAGGCGGTTTACGCTCCGGCGCACCGGACAGGTTCCGCGCCGGCTACCGGCGGTGCCTGTCCGAGGTGGCCCGGTTTCCAGGGCTAGATATCGAATTAAGGGAGAGGCTGGTGAAACACTTGGAAGGATTGGCGCCGGGAGTCAGGCCTGTCACACCCACATCGACTTTAGATGTAGAAGATGCAGTTTCGCCGTCTACTGTCTTGATCTCTG GTGGCCCCGGCTCAGTTCATCTAGTCCCTACACGTCTACCCAACGGCGACATCGCATTGCTTCTCCCAGCCAACGTGAACGCGAACACATTAGGGTCCTGGCCTGCTGTAGGGGCACCGACCCTAGTACCCTTCTCCCGAGACCCTTGTTACTCGCCTGCCAGTTCATTGGGCTCCCCCCGTCCCGCGGACCTCGCCCCTCTAGCTTTGGCTGCGAGAAAAACAGTAGAGGACAAACCGTGGAGGCCTTGGTGA